One region of Chanodichthys erythropterus isolate Z2021 chromosome 24, ASM2448905v1, whole genome shotgun sequence genomic DNA includes:
- the skic8 gene encoding superkiller complex protein 8: protein MSTQYSILFKQEHAHEDAIWTAAWGRSEKDGSETIVTGSLDDLVKVWKWSDEKLELQWTLEGHQLGVVSVDISQNGAIAASSSLDAHIRLWDLETGKQIKSMDAGPVDAWAVAFSPDSKYIATGSHLGKVNIFGVESGKKEHSLDTRGKFILSIAYSPDGKHLATGAIDGIINIFDIATGKLLHTLEGHAMPIRSLTFSPDSQLLVTASDDGYIKIYDVQHANLAGTLSGHGSWVLNVAFSPDDTHFVSSSSDKSVKVWDTSSRSCVNTFFDHQDQVWSVKYNPTGSKIVSAGDDRAIHIYDCPK, encoded by the exons ATGAGCACACAG tacagtATACTATTCAAGCAGGAGCATG CTCATGAAGATGCCATCTGGACGGCAGCATGGGGTCGCAGCGAGAAAGACGGGTCAGAAACCATTGTGACCGGCTCTTTGGACGACCTGGTAAAAGTGTGGAAATG GTCGGATGAAAAGCTGGAGCTGCAGTGGACGCTGGAGGGTCACCAGCTGGGCGTGGTGTCGGTGGACATCAGTCAGAACGGAGCGATCGCCGCCTCCAGCTCTCTTGATGCTCACATTCGGCTCTGGGACCTGGAGACTGGTAAACAGATCAAGTCCATGGACGCAGGCCCAG TTGATGCCTGGGCGGTCGCCTTTTCTCCGGACTCCAAATACATCGCCACCGGCAGCCATCTAGGGAAGGTCAACATCTTCGGCGTGGAAAGCGGGAAAAAGGAGCATTCACTGGACACCAGAGGGAAATTCATTCTGAGCATCGCCTAT AGTCCAGATGGAAAGCACTTAGCCACTGGTGCAATAGATGGAATCATTAATATCTTTGATATTGCGACTGGGAAACTCCTGCACACGCTGGAAG GTCATGCAATGCCTATCAGGTCTCTGACCTTTTCTCCAGACTCTCAGCTGCTGGTAACCGCGTCAGACGATGGCTACATCAAGATTTATGATGT GCAGCACGCTAACCTGGCCGGGACACTCAGCGGTCACGGATCCTGGGTGCTGAACGTGGCCTTTTCACCCGACGACACACACTTTGTGTCCAG TTCGTCCGATAAGAGTGTGAAGGTGTGGGACACGAGCAGCAGATCCTGTGTGAACACATTCTTTGATCATCAGGACCAG gttTGGAGTGTGAAATACAACCCCACGGGCTCAAAAATCGTCTCTGCGGGTGATGACAGAGCGATCCACATTTATGACTGTCCGAAATGA
- the slc25a44a gene encoding solute carrier family 25 member 44a, producing the protein MMQQKRNIQIIEWEDLDKRKFYSLGVFMTMTTRATVYPFTLIRTRLQVQKGKSLYNGTFDAFFKILKAEGARGLYRGFMVNSFTLISGQAYITTYELVRKYVSCYSSNNTVKSLVAGGAASLVAQSITVPIDVVSQQLMVQGQGCHLTRFKLKPKMAVATSKHKVTFGQTRDIVVQIFHADGFRGFYRGYVASLLTYIPNSAVWWPFYHFYAEQLSKLAPADCPHLLLQAVAGPMAAATASTLTNPMDVVRARVQVEGRSSVIETFKQLMAEEGVWGLTKGLSARIISSLPTSVMIVIGYETLKRLSLRPELVDSRHW; encoded by the exons ATGATGCAACAAAAGCGCAACATTCAGATCATCGAATGGGAGGATCTGGACAAGAGGAAGTTCTACTCACTGGGCGTCTTCATGACCATGACCACACGGGCCACCGTCTACCCGTTCACCCTGATCCGCACCAGACTGCAGGTCCAGAAGGGGAAGtcgctctataacggcaccttcgACGCCTTCTTTAAGATTCTGAAGGCCGAGGGGGCGCGTGGCCTCTACCGAGGGTTCATGGTCAACTCGTTCACACTGATCTCAGGTCAGGCCTACATCACTACCTATGAGTTGGTAAGGAAATACGTGTCCTGTTACTCGTCCAATAACACGGTCAAGTCTCTGGTGGCGGGCGGAGCGGCGTCGCTGGTGGCCCAAAGCATCACGGTGCCCATCGACGTGGTGTCCCAGCAGCTGATGGTGCAGGGTCAGGGGTGTCATCTCACACGCTTTAAACTCAAGCCTAAGATGGCAGTGGCCACGTCCAaacataaagtcacatttggTCAGACCAGAGACATTGTGGTTCAGATTTTTCACGCAGATGGATTTCGGGGGTTTTATCGTGGATATGTGGCGTCGCTGCTCACCTACATACCCAACAGCGCCGTCTGGTGGCCCTTTTATCACTTTTATGCAg AGCAGCTCTCTAAACTGGCCCCTGCTGACTGTCCGCACCTCCTCCTGCAGGCCGTGGCGGGACCGATGGCTGCAGCTACAGCCTCCACCCTGACCAACCCCATGGACGTGGTCCGAGCCAGAGTACAG GTTGAAGGTCGTTCGTCTGTGATCGAGACGTTTAAGCAGCTCATGGCTGAAGAGGGCGTGTGGGGTCTCACGAAGGGTCTGTCCGCACGCATCATTTCCTCCTTGCCCACGTCTGTCATGATCGTCATCGGTTACGAGACACTAAAGAGACTCAGTCTGCGTCCTGAACTGGTGGACAGCAGACACTGGTGA